The DNA window CTGTCCATTTAATTACTCCCAGGTTGGGTCAACAGAAGAACCAGAATCAGGAAACCACACTTTTCTGGGTGAATTTATCCTCTCTGGATTGTCCAGCCACCCAGAACTGCAGCGCTTGATGTTCTTCACATTCTGCTTAGTTTACACCATGACTGTCATTGGGAACCTTCTCATCTGCATGGTCACAGTGCACCCCACACTCCACATGCCCATGTACTTCTTCCTCCGGGTCCTGTCCTTCCTGGATATTTCCACAGCATCGACTGTGGTCCCCAAGATGCTGGTAAACTTCCTGTCAGAGAACAGGAGCATCTCCTACATGGGCTGTGTCACACAGCTCTACTGTGTGGTTTTCTTAGCAACCACTGAATGGTACCTTTTGGCTGCCATGGCCTATGATCGTTATGTGGCTATATGCAATCCCCTGAGATACACTGTCATCATGAACACCAGGGTTTGCCTTTCCTTGGTCCTGCTGTCTTGCTGCAGTGGCAATGTTGTGTCTGTGGTGCAGACAGCTTGGGTGTTCATGCTGCCCTTTTGTGGGCCCAGGATGATTAACTACTTCTTCTGTGACATTCCCCCGCTCATCCTCCTCTCCTGCACTGACACCTCGCTGTATGAAAAGCAGATCATTACAGCCACAGTGCTGGTCATCTTCACACCATTCTGCCTCATCCTGGTGTCCTATGCCTGCATAATCTCCAGCATCCTGAAGATTTCCTCTGCAGACAGCAGATACAAGACCTTCTCCACCTGTTCCTCACACCTTATTGTTGTAACTCTGTACTGCGCAAGTGGGACCTTGATTTACTTACATCCAAAATCCAGTAATTCACAAGACACCAAGAAAGTCCTTGCTCTCATATACACAACTGTAATTCCCACATTAAACCCCCTGATTTACAGCCTGAGAAATAAAGAAGTGAGAGAAGTACTAATTAGAACAATGGCTGTGTGGGTGAAGAAATAAATCAGTTCTTGTCTGTGAATGCATGCATTAAAAATCTTATTTCCATTTTTGGGGGGTGTAAGGTTCACTAGCCGAGTGTAAACTGCAGAAACAAAGAGATGTTTCATACTTGTTTCATATTTTGTCCTTGGTCTTGGCTTCTGAAGCAAATGATTTAGATTTTCTAGTTCCATTTCTTCTTTAGGAGAACAAAATCTATACCAGACATTTCTTCTAAAACAGAATATGCAAAACCCACCCACTTCCCACATCTAATTCAGATATCCAGGTTGGAACTTGGCACTTCCATTGCCAGTATTCAGCTCACCTTCTTACTTCAGACATACTCTTTCACAATGAACTTTTCAGGCTAATCATACAGTAATTTATAGGAACTAGTTGTTTCactttggttttttatttttccttgttatATGTTTTCCATACTTTCCAGCAAAAAAGAAATCCACTGAATGAAACTTATAAAAAAGTTCCTTCACCTCTTTTAGAAACTCCGGTTTTTCATTGAAGGcagggggaaagagaaggaaaggaagacaaGCTACTGCTCATTCCTTATTTCCAGCAAGAACTCGGCTTTTCGTATCGTACAGCGCTCACAAGCACCCTGGAGTCTGAGTCGGGGGCCTCCTATGGAAGCTTCCACCTCTATCAAGCCACAGATCTGTCAGTTTGATTTTGAAGACTTACATTCCACTGAGATTGCTCAGTTTGCATGCatgaaactggccccacccctTAACTCCTAAGGTTTGaacggtgacagtgaagtcctcaggactagaacctacagcacctggtattcccaggagtgTCCCATCCAACTACTAAgcgggcctgaccctgcttaccctctgagatctgatgggatcgggtgtcaggatggcatttaactgccttcaCACTGCATCAGACAGGTCATAATTGCTTATAGCTCACAGTTGTGTACAGTTCCCTTGTGCTAGTTGGCCCACTGATTCCATGGCCGAGTCACCTGCCCTCCAGTAAAGGAAACGCAGTCTGAAGACATGCCTTGTATGGGAGCTGTAGGTGTTCAGGTGCAAGAGGTTGGAGAGCAGGCTCTGGGAAAGTCAGCCTGGATCAAGCACTGCTCCTGAaagccccaggagcagaggagtTTGGATACCAAGGTACATACATGTAGGTGAACACGATACACATACTATGAAAGAAATTCCCAACTGAGGTGGCTGGGCACTTCATAGTCCCTGGTGGGTTTCCCACCATTGAAGTTTAGACATTGAAGATGATCTGACAG is part of the Pithys albifrons albifrons isolate INPA30051 chromosome 25, PitAlb_v1, whole genome shotgun sequence genome and encodes:
- the LOC139682597 gene encoding olfactory receptor 10A5-like; this encodes MTVIGNLLICMVTVHPTLHMPMYFFLRVLSFLDISTASTVVPKMLVNFLSENRSISYMGCVTQLYCVVFLATTEWYLLAAMAYDRYVAICNPLRYTVIMNTRVCLSLVLLSCCSGNVVSVVQTAWVFMLPFCGPRMINYFFCDIPPLILLSCTDTSLYEKQIITATVLVIFTPFCLILVSYACIISSILKISSADSRYKTFSTCSSHLIVVTLYCASGTLIYLHPKSSNSQDTKKVLALIYTTVIPTLNPLIYSLRNKEVREVLIRTMAVWVKK